From the Cololabis saira isolate AMF1-May2022 chromosome 13, fColSai1.1, whole genome shotgun sequence genome, the window AGCTTGCgtttgtgtgcgcgtgtgtgtgcgtgtgtgtgtgtgtgtgtgagtgagctgTCAGCTGCAGTCTATACGTAGGGTTAGTGTTTCCTCTAATCTGTGGCTCACATCTTAGGACTTAAAGTTCAGTGGACTTCTGAAATCTAACTTGAGGGCGACTTCCTTCTGTGTGTTGTTAtgtttccgtgtgtgtgtgtgtgagagagagagagaaagaacatTGTCAAACATTGTAAGATAGGACTCAGTCTGTCATGACGTGCTGTGGCCAGTTGTAATCAGTTTGCTGTTGTTCACCAGAGAAAGaccatagcagcaatattttgtACAGTTGATCATTTGACTTCATTTTAATCGCCTTATTGATACAAATTTCACATGTCGGGTCTactgtttatatattttgtttttcacttgtgtttttgtatttattttttttcctcatagtTGTGATCCTGAGAATGTGTACATAAatctataaatacatatataaagatatacaaatatattttcCATTTGAATTGgagaatattatttttatttggttttatttttgctGCTGGGGGAGGAATGACTGCAATCTACATAGTTTACCTGTATCATATTCCTCAGTGTGTCTATTGAGATGCAGCTGCTGTATATTTACGGTCTACAAATGGTGGCTGTTTCTTTGAGATATCAACAACTGAAGGATTCGTGGGTTTTACTTTACATGCAACTCAATAGGGGTTCTTCCAAGTGTTCAGCTGTGTCGTGTCTGTGTTTCCAAATCGCTGTGTGCCCTCATCCATTAGGGAGAGTCCGTTACAGAGACATAGCATGATTTCAAAATGAATATGCATATCAGAAAAGTGTATTTATGTATATCTGTGTATATTCATCTATTTATACGTGAGGATAAATAGATggctgtgtgcgtgcgtgtgcgtgtgtgtgtttggaatgaatacaaaataaagcaGTTCTATGAATTGTTGTCAAAGGAGATGATGTCATGTCTTGATTTCTTGCTGAATTGATGCGCTTGGAATCAGAGTAACTGTTTCATTTGGAAttaaaattagaaattcaggaAATTAGGAAGTTGCTTTTGTATATTTGACACTATTATCACCAAATCAATGAATGGTTTCGTCACAAAGCTGTGGTAGAgttggacccagatgcaggagaccaggaggcaggagttccaaaaatgtcatttattttatcttaaaaCAAAGGAAAGCGATGCTTagcaggattaaaaaaaaacagaacatgaacatgacaaaatccaatactacaaaaacctgacctgacacatggaggaaggaagagtacggaccagcagggagcaagtggaagacaagacaagatttaCACAGAAGACTTGATGAGACAGGTGCAgatgatcagggcagatgggaacaagggatgTCAAGACTAaacttaaacacaaaaacatggggtttcaaaataaaataggaacTTAAACACCAAAACTTACCAACTCAAAAACGTGACAGGTTTTGGCTGTTGGTCGTGTTCTGAACTAATTGAAATCACATGTTTTTAAACAATGGGATGACAAAAGTCAGCACATCGCGGGGGGCAGCATGGcataaacaaaacacatttgCAGTTTGATGCTCATCTTCCTGAATAATATTGATTAACGGTAGCCGCATCATGAACACCTTCAGTGTGATGCCTTCCCCAAAAGTGTCTGACACCGTTGTTGAGCCCTACAACGCTACGCTGTCGGTCCATCAGCTGGTAGAAAACACAGATGAGACCTATTGTATTGATAACGAGGCGCTCTATGATATCTGTTTCCGTACTCTTAAACTCACCACCCCAACATACGGTGACCTCAACCATTTAGTCTCTGCCACCATGAGTGGCGTCACCACTTGCCTCAGGTTCCCAGGGCAGCTCAACGCTGACCTGCACAAGCTGGCTGTAAATATGGTGCCATTCCCTCGTCTGCACTTCTTCATGCCGGGCTTTGCTCCCCTCACAAGTCGGTGTAACCAGCAGTACAGATCGCTGACTGTGCCAGAGCTCACCCAGCAGATGTTTGACGCCAAAAACATGATGGCAGCCTGTGACCCGCGTCATGGTCGCTACCTGACGGTGGCCGCCATCTTCCGCGGCCGCATGTCTATGAAGGAGGTAGATGAGCAGATGCTTAACGTGCAGAACAAGAACAGCAGTTACTTTGTTGAGTGGATCCCCAACAATGTCAAGACCGCTGTCTGTGACATTCCCCCCAGAGGCCTTAAGATGGCTGCCACCTTCATTGGCAACAGCACAGCCATTCAAGAGCTGTTCAAGCGCATCTCTGAGCAGTTCACGGCCATGTTCAGGCGCAAAGCTTTCCTCCACTGGTACACCGGGGAGGGGAtggatgagatggagtttaCTGAGGCTGAGAGCAACATGAATGACCTGGTGTCAGAATACCAGCAGTACCAGGATGCTACTGCTGAAGAAGAGGGAGAGtttgaggagggggaggaggaggatttGGCCTAAActttcttctgttttctgtgTTCTAAATAATCTAATAAAAGTTCTACAGCTCATTTGCCTTGGTTTTTGTTCACTATCGGTACAGTAAGTTCTAATTCTGCAATTGCCACGAGCTGAATAGCTAACTAGCAATTGAAGCTGTAACGATGAACGTGGTCAGATTGTTCTGTGATTGGTCATCATgcagatgaaaaaacaaaactcaaTTTACTTAAAAGAAATCCAAGTGACTGAAAATTTCACTCACATTGCATCGTTACTTGCATTCTGATAAACATGATTATTGGAATGGTGCATGTTATATTTGGGCACAAGAATAGGCAAGCAGCAAAGCCAACTTTGGCACAAAGAGTCCCATTTGAATATAACAAATAATTCAACAAATCTGTTATAAACTGATGTCCACGTGTAAATGCAAGGCATTGAGAATAAGGTTCATAAACGTCTGAATGAAGCACTTTTCCATGATTTCTGCTGCCCGTGGCAGTGATCAGGCCCTTTTTCCATCATAAGTAAAAATGAGCACTGtccaattttttttattcaagaatTAATTTACAAAACATCATGGCAATATACAAAACAATTAACATCTCTTAACATACAAGGCACATTTTCAAGGAACTGAAGTGATTATCCAGAGGAGTCCttttaaaaacagagaaaagtgtgtCCATTTGGATGGGTGAATGAAGAATTTGCCCAAGAGTATCAGGTTTTTCCCAATCAGATCACAGTTAGCGTCTTTTATGTTGATACCAAATACAACATTTTCCCTTGTGAGGGGAGCAAGTTGGATTTTGGTTGACAACCAGTCTTGCAAATCTTCCCAAAATGTCCCAGAGTATTTGCAATGGAAGAACAGATGATCAGTTGTTTCAAAAGCATTGAGATGATTGTCCACAAGGTCTTTTTTAAACACAGAGAACAGGGGTTTCATTTTCCTCCATTTAGATGTGTGGATGAAGAATTTTGCAAGGAGAATCAGATTGTTCAATATCAGGTCAAACTTATTCTCCTTCAAGTCAATACCAATCACTATGTTCTCTCTTGTGGGAGGACTGAGTGGTTGAATTTTTGTTGACAGCCAGTCTTGCAGATCCTCCCAGAATGCTACAGGCAATCAAAAAACAGGTGATCAGTAGTTTCAATTTCGGAATCACAGAAGAAGCTGCAGTTATTGAGGTCATTCAATACCTAATCTTTTACTCAGCAGTTCATTGGATGCATAAATATTGTTTAGAATTTTAAAATGGACTTCTTCTGTCTTGGGGCTTactcaggggtgcagatccgatgtcaggaacaccaacgtgattttaatttttaaattttttgccaatatgcaactcataccatgccataaattggtaaaggctcgccaaaaaatactgcacagggaatcatttattgtgcttacctttcttgtttatttgtcctaaacagtgtgtcactgcttacttaactgttatattcgtaaatcataattttaagggttttgggcatgtagtgtctactcatctcaaattcttctcaccttcttccttttatcctatgggactactttatgcacgctcaattgatatatggatgaaatatggagccctaaacaagttgtttaaactaactgatcatgttttaacacagttatggtgctaaacagttctaaaaaaaaaaaaaggacccattgctttaattctgtacacctcaaaacgcaccgtgaatgtattatttttttagaaatatatttttaataaatattctacatattcaacctttaagtctgaaaatacatttgttcaattttgaataatttagtgtatttttattggggggggcaattcatgtttttcagaaattgggggggacatgcccccccccccccgtcccccccgggatctgcacccatgggcTTACTGGATAATTGATATATTTTGTTCTCCATTTCTTAATGTCTGAGTCTCAGATAAGACTGTCAGggtgtgtaaatgaagagaacaATGGGTGTTAATACATCATCGGATTCCCTATTATGCACGCTGATTGGTCAGGATTTCCAAAGGTATCAAATGATTGACTCATGTAGTTGTCAATCAACAAGATTAGCTTTCTGATTGGCGCTGCTGGACGTTACGGCAGTCacgtggtgtgtgtgtgggcggagTCAGGTCCTCAGCTACCCGGTAGAGCCGAGCAGTGTTGACATCCCTGGGAACACTaagtaaatcttaaaataaagagCCTTCAAAATGGGAACTCGAGATGATGAATACGACTACCTGTTCAAAGGTAATTTCTTCTCCTTAAGATGTTGACAAAAGGCATTTTTGTGGTCGGTCTGTGGCAGAAGTACAAACTCAGGAAGTCAACAGATAGCGCAGAGATGCTAAAGTTAGCTGTACAGCAGAAAGTCCCGGATGGGGAAATATTAGTTGTTAAACTTGAAAACAACTCTACTGGGGTTTGCATTTAAAAGTCCAGTGTTCAAGTCAGTGCTTGACCAAGAGCCCTCGATGTTTGCATATCAAAAATAGAGTCAAATGAAGGCATTAGGCAGGCTAATGTGTGCTCTGTAGACAGCGGTCcagctaaagcctgatttatggttctgcgttaaatcgacgcagagcctacgccgtagggtgcgcgtcgccgcgtacaatacggcgtaggctctgcgttggcataacgcgggaccataaatcagccttaacactgCTAGCCGCCTGAATTAAAATCTTATTTTTCTTACAAAATGGTGAACAGAGTCACTACAAACCCAGACAATGAATGCTTTATCTGATCACAAGACTCACGCTGGCACATTTCTGCCAGTTTAAACACAGTTTTATGTCTGCATTTCATTTAAAGAAGAAGGTGAACTAACATCCCAGAGAATGACAGGTGAATATTATGGTCTGTTTCAATAAGTTGACACTGGATTCTAAAGTTTTAGTTAAATGTCATGCATTGTTGAAAAGCTGACAGCTCACTACCATTTTCAGTCCAATCTGTTGGTAGCTGCTGTTTTAATTGACTCCATATTTGGTCTCCATTAACTTTCCATCTTTGGACGTGCCTCT encodes:
- the LOC133458756 gene encoding tubulin beta chain-like yields the protein MCRFPSVRRIMNTFSVMPSPKVSDTVVEPYNATLSVHQLVENTDETYCIDNEALYDICFRTLKLTTPTYGDLNHLVSATMSGVTTCLRFPGQLNADLHKLAVNMVPFPRLHFFMPGFAPLTSRCNQQYRSLTVPELTQQMFDAKNMMAACDPRHGRYLTVAAIFRGRMSMKEVDEQMLNVQNKNSSYFVEWIPNNVKTAVCDIPPRGLKMAATFIGNSTAIQELFKRISEQFTAMFRRKAFLHWYTGEGMDEMEFTEAESNMNDLVSEYQQYQDATAEEEGEFEEGEEEDLA